The sequence AGTTCTGATTTCCTCTTTTATTTGTGATGCTCCAGCCAGAGCCTTCGTTAAACAGATTAAGTCACATAATGGATATGCAGGATGTGACAAGTGTTTTCAAGAGGGAGTATGGCAAAACAAAATGACATATCCAGAAACCAAAGTGAGGCTAAGGACAGACGACAGTTTCAAGGATAGGGTTGATGAAGAGCACCACATTGGAACCAGTCCTTTATCTGAGGTGGTTAATATGGTGTCGAACTCGAAAACTTTTGAATATGTGGTTAAAGGGGAAGAAGACAACGAGGCTTCCGTCACACACTGTAGGGACAATTTCTGAGAAACTCCTCAAGCTGCGCTCCCACATGCCCTGTAAATTTAATAGAAAACCAAGGGCACTAGCTGAACTGGATCGGTGGAAAGCCACTGAGTTCCGTTCATTTATGCTTTATTGGGGCCCAATTGTTTTGAAGGACTGAACTAGTTCCATTTAGTTTAGTTAATTTAGTTCCTTTTCAGTTGTTAGAGGACATGGAGTAGGgtatttattatttttcctTTAAAGATGGATCAGGTGCTGTACTCAGTAGTACAATTCCCTAATGGTGGGACGGCCATAGTTCTGCAGAGCTGGCTGAGAGATAACACACTGCTATGGCCACCCAAAAAAATTCCACTTGCAAAGGCTTTGCAACAAAGGATGGAGCCAGATAGTACATGGATCACCTACAGCGATGTCCGCCAACTAATTACATGTCGTGAGTATGATCTGTGCAACCCATATGCAAATTAATGGGAAAACTTGATACACACTACAATTTACTCTTGAAAGTTGCCCATTTTTCATTTCTGTCATACataatatacatacatttaggTATGGTATAAGATGTATAGGTTTTGCTACAGCCAAAATGTATCTATATGATGTTTGCTAGATATATGACagatgtataagtaagtataagtataagtatactcttttgatccagtgagggaaatttggtctctgcatttatcccaatccgtgaattagtgaaacacactcagcacacagtgaacacacagtgaggtgaagcacacactagctgcctgcaacaacagcggcgcttggggagcagtgaggggttaagtgccttgtgACAGAAATGAAAAATGGGCTTGCTGACCGGAAACTTCTCAAGTACTAGTGACTTGAGTTTTAAGGAAAACTATGGGAAAATGGTGTTGCTTTCCTCTGCATTCTCCAGAAACATATGAAGAAGCCAGACGAGGAGAACACAAGTACAACACCCCCATGTGTGCAACCGCTGAAATTGAGTCAGAGGAGGAAAAAGAAGAACGggagaaaaggaaaacaaagtAAGTGATGTTCACTGGAAGTTACTTCTGTCCCCTCACAATTGAACTAGTTatctattattatttattataattaATAGTAAGGAGGTCACAGCAGCATTATTTTATCTTGACTTTGGCTTGATATAAAATGGACTgatgtgtttatttttattcaggCCAAATCCACTGTATATGGATTCTGACTCTGATGAGCCATCTGGCGAAGTGAAGAAACCACGGGTTTTACGCCCGCCTAATGTCAGAGTTCCAGAATCCTGGTCACAACTGGCAAGAAATGGTAGGTCACATGTATTTCTGCCCTATAACTGACCCTACCTCTTTGTATCATacaacaccatgttctattctctacacctaactaacctattcatttatcatgtatacaAACCTTGCTGCCCTGTAACTGACTCTACCTCTTTGTAACATACAACCCAGGTGGCTCTAAACACCATGGAATTGAATGTATTGTAGAATTAGATCATGCTTTTAGGTTAAGAGTTGTGCAAAAACTAATCATGTTTCACACAACTGTTTTGTCCCTTTTGCAGAGCTGCCCATCACAAACGAGGAGGACTTTAATGAGGCCGAAGCCCTCTTAAAAACAGAGGCAGTCCGACAAAAGATGGTAATTTGTTTGATAAACTGAGCTGCATAATGAGACATTCTGCATATTAGGCGGGGCCTTACTGCGCACCCCACCCCCTACCCCATAATCCAACAAAACCAATTGTTTTTGAAAGGTCTGACCATGCTGAACATTGATCAGAatgttaagtaagggataatgtatagaacgccggtcattatcgggattCGCCTTTTGAATCAAGTAGAAAGACTTTACATTTTGGTCTCTACTATTTAGGGAAAGCCAATATACCTCTCAAACcttacattttctgaaagcttgtGTCCTCTAGATGATAGCTCATGGAGAGTCATGTTCCTGTAGTGGATTTCCCAACATTTCtacatttcaacattttaacatttcacTGTTTTTTATCCATGTTCCGCATGGTCGGACCTTTAACACCAGTGTTCCAATTGAGTTACATCAACAGGCAAACTGGAATTGTACTTAAATCCATTTTTCCTCACATCTCAATAGATTGCCCGCTTGGCCATGGTGGGAGGCACCAGCTCGACCTGCAGGATCAGGAGGATGCTGGCAGCAGCCTTAACAAACGGCCTGGCCTGTAAATTTAGTTGGGCAGGGAAAGCGTACAAACACAGTGAGGCCAAGCTGCCATTTAGGGACACTTCCCTGCAAGACTGCATGTTTGGTGAGTTTAACTTAATATTCCTTGTGCTGTTTTCAGCTGGCAACAAGTTATTTCAACCCAACTGATGCAATGAGTATCTTATCATTCCTTAAACAACCATTTTTGATTCATGTCTTTCAGTTGCTTCTCGGCAGTGTGACAGGAAGCTCACACAGCAGACCTTCAGTGACATCGTGAAGAACTGGCTACGTTACGCCCCTTGGCGTGCAGGAGGCTTAAAGAAAAATTAGATGTAAGTGAATTTGATATTCCTAATATTCCTAAATAGCTGTTGCATAAGTTGCTCTGCAAAATGTTTCATCGTGAGTGCTGACATGTTGTCTCTGCTTCTCTCCCACAGTGTCCTCTTCATATGTGCTATGGCCCTGCACACATACaagcccactcacacacacacatagcatcaCCCCCTTGTTcttcatgttttgtttgttgcattaaaaaaaaagaaaaaaaaatatctaaTAAATGTTTTTATCCATATAACTAAATGAATCCAAAATGTGTCTGTTGTTATTATACGGTTAGTCCTATTGTTGGTGGCATAGTCTTACTGCTAAATAGAGTGTATTTTCAATGGAGGTTGATTGTTCTGCAAGCTACAATGCCCATCACTCATtttaatacatacatacatatatatatatatatatatatatatatatatatatatatatatatatatattaattaaTATTATATTAATTCATATAAATTAATTTGATACCTTTTAGATAATGGTTGAACCAATATTGATTCAGTAACATTATTTCAACATAAAATCAACTGAAATTGAAATGTAGATTCTCATTTAGATGATGGTTGATTCACCATTGATTAAGTAACATTATTTCAACATAAAATCAACTGAAATTTAAATGTAGATTCTCATTTAGATGATGGTTGAATCACCATTGATTCAATGTCAGTATGGTTGAAAATCCGATGTTGATTCAACACAAAGTAGAGGGGACACTTTCAACATCGGATCAATGTTAGGCTTCAACGTAGTTTCAACATTTCTGCCAAACCATATTTCAACGTTGATTCAACTGTTTTGAACAATTTTGCTATGTGGGAAcacttttctgttttttatttttctccccgcacgtgcacacactatttatttattatttactttttgaGGAGCAACAAAAACACAAGAATTTGACTCTCGTAAATTCTGTCAGGAAGACTCAATGCATgcgtcactcattcattcattacttcCGACCAATCACCAGTCTGCATCAGCCTTTATAATCACTTTACTTTGCACCTGCCTGTTGCTTTCAGGTGCCGATTTTCGATGTTCCGTATCCATGCACGGGTAGCTAGTCATTCACTTCGCCACAACTTTAACATTTGATGCATTCACAGACCAGTAGCTTAGCCTACCTTACGTTCGCTTCAACTGAGTTGGACGCATCTCACCAAAGTCTCGGGGGTTTCCATTAATGTAGCATAGTAAACGTCGGAGAGTAAGGTAGGCCAAATTGTGCCACTGTTCAGGTTGTCCGCCCGGTCTTATCAACGGAAAGAGACAAGTTCCGCGGCTTGGAGGTTCTCTTTCACCCTAGTCTCGTGTTAGATCCTAGTGCTTAATGAGGTTAACGTCGTATCGCTAACAACGCAAATATGGTCGCTAAACTTTTCTGACGAAAACCGTCAGACTTATCAGGCTACGCTGTTAACATGCATGTACGGAACCTTTTAAAAAGGTCCACATCCTAGGCAAATTGCCtcgctggtcaggctgttgtGTATGGGAGGCCAACAGGGACAAAAGTACTCTTCCTTCTTGGCTGCAGTGTTAGTCGCAGAGATGCCGTTGGTATTGTCTGCAGGGCGGTAGGCTACTAATGTCATTAACCCATAATATTTCCGATGCACCTGAAGGCCATATCTTATTTTCATTATCTCATGTCTGGCTGATCATTATTGTCTGTCATCTTCTGTTACTGTCATTGGTTATGTGTCTACATAATATGTAGGCCCATACATTGTGTTCGTTGATTTAACTAATGGCAACGTAATGCATCATGGCTGTTTATTTGCCTGCGTGCTAGGTCCTTTTGAAAATGCTATGTCTCCTCTCTAACCACTCCATTCCTCCTTGCAGGTCTTCAGGCTGTAGGGACTAGAACAAGATCTTTCCTCTAACTCTTCTTTGCCAAAAGAGCAACACCTCTAGCAGGCACAAACTCTCCTTCAGGCCAATACTGCACTCACCCTTATACTTTTCCAAGCACAATGCACTTTGCTTGTCGTCATTCGTAATCTCCCATTACGACACGGCAGCCGCAAGCACAGGGATGGCATTCCTTCCCATTTCTTCATTACTTAACATCTTAATAATCTTTCATTTTCAGGAGCAGCTCTTCGTTTAATGTAAatacctctctctctaattTAAGGGTATGCATCTGTCGGCAGTGGACTGACCCTCACCGTAACTATCTACTTCATGCAGGGATGCGGGGCTGGTTCACGTAGGCCTATAGCCAAAACGTTCATCGAGGGACAGTGCTTTGGTTCATATTTAGTCTTACTTCATCCAGGTCATGTGATGTCAACTTATTTACCTCCTCATCTAAGCTATACGCTAACCCTTTAGCCTACCCTTCATGTCTTTATCCCACCACAGTAGGAGCAGCAGCATTAGTGAACTTACATTGTTTAATCATTAGATTTTGTAATTCACTATCGAATATCCATATGTCCTCGACTCTCAATCACATAATTCTCAATCGTCATATAATCAAATCAATCAGCAATTATTAGTCTACATCACCAATTCACTCTAACTATTTAATTTACAAGGTCTGTGATGCTGGTTCACATATTCTAAACACCCACTTACTCTTGGCTCTGGAGCAGTGCTTTGTTTCACATTTAATCTTATTTCACCCAGTCAGCATGATGGGGATTACTCCTTCATCTCTTGTCTTTATTTTAGTTATATGCTAAACCATCCTCAGCGACCATCCATAAGTGCTAGTGTACTCCAGCTATGTATCTGTTGATTGTATTTTGTCTTGTCCTGTTGTGTCCTTAGGTCTGCTGCTGGTTAGTTAACCCTGGCTCTCTTTTCACTCCCTATCAATTCACTCCTTGAATATGTTCCTCATGGCTTTCTATGGGTTCATGCGCTCTGGGGAATTTCGTTCTGACAGCCAGGTTTTTAACCCTTCTCAGGATCTGGCTTGCTCAGCCATCCTTTTCTCCTCCCACTTCTATAGTGTAATTCTGAAACATTCTAAAATGGACACCTCAGGTCTTTGTCATTATCAGAGATTCTAAAGTAAATAACTCTTCTGTCCCTATACTTCTATGATCAACTATCTTAAACTTCGCCCACACACTTCTCCtaatgcacctctctctcttctacccACTGGGTTATCTATGtctaaacaatggttcagaaGCCACTTGTCGACAGCGGTTGGTAGCTGTGGGCTCTCAACCTCCCAATATACTGGCCATTCCTTTCGCATCGGCGCTGCAACGTCAACAGCCGCTCTAGGATTACCTGCATCCTCAATCAAGTTGCTCGGAAGATGGTCTTCGTTGGCTTACGAGTCCTATATAAGAACTCAGGATCAAGCCCTTCTAGATACACAAATAGCTCTCGCAAGCGTCAAATAAGGTAAGCTACCTTTCAAAGGTCTGGTGGTGGTTATTCGGCTCAGCTAAAGCATTATATTAATTACGATGGACCCGAGCCACTCTTCTCCAGTCACTACGCCCAGCCGGCACTTTAGGCACAGAATAAAGTGTTAATACATTCTAGTCACTACGCACCGCCGCCCTTGGTCTAGCTTCTGCAAGCAAAACCTCGGGTAATCTCACGTCACAACAGTTAATTTCTTTTATCCTACCATCACCCCACTTCACTCATCATATACATACGCAACTCGACTCGGCAGTCGACTCGAATCGCAATCATCAATCGTTATCGAACCGAACGATCATTAAGCACTTTCCACGGGGATTTGCACCACATTGCATTACATTCTTGCCGTGCAAGAACCGAGCTTATGAAAGCTCTGAGCTTGTGCAAGCTCCTCGACTTCGCTGCAATCGCTGCAGACCATGCTGgtcattttcttcttttcaCCAGAGAGTGCTCAAGCTTTCTATCTGTTTCTCTATACCTTTTCTCTCTGAACTTATTACCCATGGACAATGTCTATCATGTTTTCCTGTCTcgtttagctaacgttacctatGCTGCTCATCTTATTTTGGGGGGCCTTTCCAAGAGCAAGGTGCAAAAGCATGGCTCACTCTTTTCATCTTGCCCTTGGATCTGCTTTAGCTCCATTCCGTTGCAGGATGCGGCTTGCTCACGGAAACAAGTCATCACATTTAGGGGTCGTACTTAAATCGGATATAATCATGGACACTACACCGTGCTGTTATTTTTGGGTAAGTCATcataattaattcattaatctAAAC comes from Alosa sapidissima isolate fAloSap1 chromosome 7, fAloSap1.pri, whole genome shotgun sequence and encodes:
- the LOC121713566 gene encoding uncharacterized protein LOC121713566 codes for the protein MDQVLYSVVQFPNGGTAIVLQSWLRDNTLLWPPKKIPLAKALQQRMEPDSTWITYSDVRQLITCQTYEEARRGEHKYNTPMCATAEIESEEEKEEREKRKTKPNPLYMDSDSDEPSGEVKKPRVLRPPNVRVPESWSQLARNELPITNEEDFNEAEALLKTEAVRQKMIARLAMVGGTSSTCRIRRMLAAALTNGLACKFSWAGKAYKHSEAKLPFRDTSLQDCMFVASRQCDRKLTQQTFSDIVKNWLRYAPWRAGGLKKN